The Pseudomonas hefeiensis genomic sequence ACACAGAATGTGAGTTCGCAAAAGCGCTCCCCAGGCGAAAGAATCAGTCTTCCTTGCCCTTGTTACGCACCGCGCGTTGCAGTTCGCGACCGGCATCGCGTTCGCGCTCGGTATCACGCTTGTCGTATTCCTTCTTGCCTTTGCCCAGCGCAATTTCGCACTTGATCAAATGCTTGCTCCAGTACAGCGACGTGCAGACGCAGGCGTAGCCTTTTTGCTGCACGGCCGCGAAGAGCTTTTCCAGCTCGCGCTTGTTGAGCAGCAGCTTGCGCGACCGCGTCGGATCGGCGATCACGTGGGTGCTGGCGGTGGTCAGGGGCGTGATATGGCTACCCAGCAGCCAGGCCTCGCCGTCCTTGAGCAGCACATAACTGTCGACCAGTTGTGCCTTGCCAGCACGCAAGCTCTTTACTTCCCAGCCGGCCAGGACCATGCCAGCCTCGAAACGCTGTTCGATGAAGTAGTCGTGTCGCGCCTTTTTATTTTGCGCGATGGTCCCTGTGGGGTGTTTCTTCTGTTTAGCCATAGGGGCGGCATTATAGGCAGTTGCGGGCGTGTCGGCTACGGTGAAGCTGCGTGCTTGAGCAGGTTGAATGAATCCCGGACAATGCGGCCTCTTTTTCGAACGCTTGGGCGTGATCACGATGTCGACAGACAAGGTTTCTGTCCACGGCAGTTGGGCTAGCCGCTGGGTCTTCATATTCGCCGCAACCGGTTCGGCCGTGGGGCTGGGCAGTATCTGGAAGTTTCCCTACATGGTCGGCGTCTATGGTGGCGGTGCCTTTGTATTGATGTTTCTGGCATGCATCGCGCTCATCGGCGCGCCGGTGATGCTGGCCGAGACCCTCATCGGTCGCCGCGCCCGGCAAAGCCCGGCCAATGCCCTGAAGGTACTGGCAGTGGAGGCCGGGCACTCGGCCAAGTGGTCGTGGGGCGCGTTTGCCGGAATGATCACGGCGCTGCTGATCCTGTCTTTTTACAGTGTGGTCGGTGGCTGGTCGCTGGACTACATCATCGATATGGGGCGAGGGGACTTTCAGGGTGTGACACCCGATCAGGTCGGCGCCTACTTCGGCGATGTGATCTCCGACCCCTGGCGGCTGACGCTTTGGCATACGATTTTCATGGTGCTCTCCGCGGTAGTGATTGCCCGCGGGGTGGTGGCGGGGCTTGAGCGCAGCCTGCGAATCATGATGCCGCTGCTGTTCGTGATGATCCTGGTATTGCTGGGTTACAGCATGACCACCGGGCACTTCATGGAAGGTGTTCACTTCATGTTCGATTTCCAGCCGGAGAAAGTCATGGACGGCCTGCTGCCAGCCATGGGGCATGCGTTTTTCTCCCTGAGCGTGGGGGTGGGCTCGATCATGATCTATGGGGCCTACATGCCCAAGAACGCTTCCTTGACCAAGACCGTGGTGGGCGTTGCGCTGCTGGATACCTTTGTATCGTTGCTGGCCGGGCTGGCGTTGTTTCCGATTGTCTTCGCCGCCGGCCTGAATCCCAGCGAAGGGCCGGGGCTGATGTTTGTCAGCCTGCCATTCGCCTTCGGCAACATGGCGTTTGGTCAATTCATGGGAGTGGTGTTTTTCCTCCTGGTGGCCATTGCCGCCTGGAGTTCGGCCATTTCCCTGCTGGAGCCCATGGTCGCTTATCTGGTTGAGCGAACCCGGCTCAGTCGCGCCTGGGTGACGTTCTGGCTGGCTTTTACCTGTTGGTTCGTTGGCCTGGGCACGGTGTTTTCCTTCAATATATGGAAACAAGCGAAGTTTTTCGTGAACGAAGGCGGGCTGTTCCATCTCTACCAGTGGGGAGCAACCGGAGGGCTGGATTTCTTCGGCGTGATTGATTTCTTCACCTCACGGATCATGCTGCCGCTGGGTGGTTTGTGTTTCGTGGTGTTTGCAGGATGGGTCATGGGGCGTGAGGCGGTGCGTGATGAATTGTCGCTGCGCAGCCCTGTATTGTTTACCTTGAGCCTGTTCTTGATGCGCTATGTAGCGCCCATCGGCATTCTTGTAGTGTTTGCCGCCCAGCTGTGGAAGTGACGCTTACATGACGACACATATTCAACGTTCGGCCTTGCTGCCCTATCCGGCGCAGGCGTTGTACGACCTGGTCAACGATGTAGCAAGTTACCCGCAATTTTTGCCTTGGTGCTCGTCTGCCGAAGTGCTCGAAAGCTCTGAAACCCATATGCGCGCCAGTCTCAATGTCGCCAAGGGCGGATTGAGCCAGCACTTTGTCACGCGCAATACCCTGGTGCCGGGACAGTCCATTGAAATGAACCTGGAAGAGGGGCCTTTCAATCAGCTCCACGGTGTCTGGGTGTTCAAGGCGCTGGGAGAGAAAGCCTGCAAGATCAGCCTGGATCTGTCGTTCGACTACGCAGGCCCGCTGGTGCGAGCCACGCTGGGCCCGCTGTTCAATCAGGCGGCCAATACTCTGGTCGACGCATTCTGTCAGCGTGCCAAGCAACACGCAGAGCTTGCGCGTTGATTGAGCTGGAGGTGGTGTATGCCGGCGTCGATCGTCAGGTCTTGCGCGTATTTTCCGTGCCGCAAGGCACCAGTGTTCGAGCGGCGTTAGAGGCGTCCGGAATTGCTGCTGAGTTTCCGGAGCTGGATCTGGCCACTTGCCCGGTGGGGATTTTTGGCAAGGTGGTTGCCGATCCGGATCGCCAGCCGGTGCGGGCGGCTGATCGACTTGAAATCTATCGACCGTTATTGGCTGACCCAAAAGAAATTCGTCGATTGCGCGCCGCCAAGGCGGCTCAGGCGCGTCAACCTGATCAATAGCCAGGTCTGAATCGCAGGCAACAAAAAACCCGGCAAGCCGGGTTTTTTATTGAGCAATTTATTGCGGCGAGGTATCCAGTGGTTCTGGCGTCGGGACAGGCACGGTCTCGACGTTGTCCACGTCCTTCTGGATCTGGTCGAGCAACGAGCCTGGCTTGACCGGTTTTTCCGGTTTCGGCTGCTCGGCATTCTGGGTTGGGTCGGTCACCGTAGTGCCGCTGTCCTGGCCCATAATGGCCTCGTCGCGACTCACACCGGGCATGAAATCGCCCGACAGGCTGACAAGTTGGTCATTGGCGTCGAAGATAACGCTGATGCGTTCCTGTTGGCGTTCACCACCACCTGGTTGCAGGCTGTACAAATAATCCCAGCGATCGGCATGGAACGTGTCGGTCAGCAGAGGGTTACCCATGATAAACCGTACTTGCCGACGGGTCATTCCCGGGCGTAACTGGTCTATCATGTCCTGCGTGACGACATTGCCCTGCTGGATGTCGATTTTGTAAACCCCGGGGAATGAACAACCGGCGAGTGCGAGCAGTCCCACAAAGGTGAAACTGGTTAGCAAGAGCTTGGTGTTTTGCATCGGTGGGCGACTTCCACTATCTTGGCTGGGACAACGTAAACGCCGATCATACCCGCATTAAGAGAAGCTGCGAAGCAGCATCGCGAGAAAGCTGACCATGGTTGAAAATAGCGAACTACGCAAAGCCGGCCTCAAAGTGACCCTGCCACGGGTCAAAATTCTGCAGATGCTCGATTCCGCCGAGCAACGCCACATGAGTGCCGAGGATGTCTACAAGGCGCTTATGGAAGCTGGCGAGGACGTCGGTCTGGCCACGGTTTACCGTGTCCTGACTCAGTTCGAGGCAGCAGGTCTTGTGGTGCGGCATAACTTCGACGGAGGCCATGCGGTCTTTGAACTGGACGACGGCAAGCATCACGACCATATGGTCAACGTCGAGACCAGTGAAGTCATCGAATTCTTCGACGAAGAAATCGAGCGGCTGCAGAAAGCAATCGTCGACAAGTATGGCTTCGAGATGGTTGATCACAATCTTGTGCTGTACGTACGCAAGAAAAAGTAAGCATGTCGCGCGGACTTAAGGTTCGCGAAACGAACGAAGGCGACCCCAGGGTCGCCTTCGTGCTTTCTGTCGTTCTCAGGTTTTCGCGGTAACGACCATTTTTTTCGCGTGGGCCAGGGATTCCTTGGTGAGGTCGATGCCCCCGAGCATCCGTGCCACTTCTTCCACCCGCTCATTTTTGTTGAGCTTGGACACGGCGGTACGAGTGGCGTCCTCGCCACGCACCTTGTGCACAAATAAATGCTGGTGTCCTTGGGCGGCGACCTGGGGCAGGTGAGTGACCGTCAGCACCTGGCCGCGCTCCCCGAGTCGGCGCAGCAACTGGCCGACAATTTCCGCTGTCGGGCCACCGATGCCCACGTCCACTTCGT encodes the following:
- the smpB gene encoding SsrA-binding protein SmpB produces the protein MAKQKKHPTGTIAQNKKARHDYFIEQRFEAGMVLAGWEVKSLRAGKAQLVDSYVLLKDGEAWLLGSHITPLTTASTHVIADPTRSRKLLLNKRELEKLFAAVQQKGYACVCTSLYWSKHLIKCEIALGKGKKEYDKRDTERERDAGRELQRAVRNKGKED
- a CDS encoding sodium-dependent transporter, with amino-acid sequence MSTDKVSVHGSWASRWVFIFAATGSAVGLGSIWKFPYMVGVYGGGAFVLMFLACIALIGAPVMLAETLIGRRARQSPANALKVLAVEAGHSAKWSWGAFAGMITALLILSFYSVVGGWSLDYIIDMGRGDFQGVTPDQVGAYFGDVISDPWRLTLWHTIFMVLSAVVIARGVVAGLERSLRIMMPLLFVMILVLLGYSMTTGHFMEGVHFMFDFQPEKVMDGLLPAMGHAFFSLSVGVGSIMIYGAYMPKNASLTKTVVGVALLDTFVSLLAGLALFPIVFAAGLNPSEGPGLMFVSLPFAFGNMAFGQFMGVVFFLLVAIAAWSSAISLLEPMVAYLVERTRLSRAWVTFWLAFTCWFVGLGTVFSFNIWKQAKFFVNEGGLFHLYQWGATGGLDFFGVIDFFTSRIMLPLGGLCFVVFAGWVMGREAVRDELSLRSPVLFTLSLFLMRYVAPIGILVVFAAQLWK
- a CDS encoding type II toxin-antitoxin system RatA family toxin; amino-acid sequence: MTTHIQRSALLPYPAQALYDLVNDVASYPQFLPWCSSAEVLESSETHMRASLNVAKGGLSQHFVTRNTLVPGQSIEMNLEEGPFNQLHGVWVFKALGEKACKISLDLSFDYAGPLVRATLGPLFNQAANTLVDAFCQRAKQHAELAR
- a CDS encoding RnfH family protein; this encodes MIELEVVYAGVDRQVLRVFSVPQGTSVRAALEASGIAAEFPELDLATCPVGIFGKVVADPDRQPVRAADRLEIYRPLLADPKEIRRLRAAKAAQARQPDQ
- a CDS encoding outer membrane protein assembly factor BamE; amino-acid sequence: MQNTKLLLTSFTFVGLLALAGCSFPGVYKIDIQQGNVVTQDMIDQLRPGMTRRQVRFIMGNPLLTDTFHADRWDYLYSLQPGGGERQQERISVIFDANDQLVSLSGDFMPGVSRDEAIMGQDSGTTVTDPTQNAEQPKPEKPVKPGSLLDQIQKDVDNVETVPVPTPEPLDTSPQ
- the fur gene encoding ferric iron uptake transcriptional regulator is translated as MVENSELRKAGLKVTLPRVKILQMLDSAEQRHMSAEDVYKALMEAGEDVGLATVYRVLTQFEAAGLVVRHNFDGGHAVFELDDGKHHDHMVNVETSEVIEFFDEEIERLQKAIVDKYGFEMVDHNLVLYVRKKK